AGTGAGTGCATTTTTATTATTGCCATATTTGTATATTTCGTCCTATATCTCTATTATGATTATACctttataatattgatataagTATAATTGTACTCtaaactatcaatttttattagcATTAATAGCTTTAGTAGAATATAGAGATTATGGCATCACATTTGCCAATCTTACACTTGTATTCAATAAGAGAAGATGGCAACATATTTTagacaacaaaacaaaaattcttcttATACAGTTTTCGATTGAAAGTTTATTTCACTTTAGTGTTTGTAATTAATCAAATGAACTTTTGTTGTTTGGAGTAAAACTAgtcattatttaattttcatgtttttaatcCATATCACTTCAAGTAGCTAATTGGTAATGATAGATCTAAAAAACATAATAAGTACATGCAAGATAAATatacatttgttttaaaaactaattttccatcAGAAAACACCTAAAATCATTTCCCTCTTCACTAGCAGCATCATCAAATTGCTTAGAACTGGTCAAAACGTGAATTAacatttgttgaaattattgtttttgaatGTCAGAAAGTAATATAATATGTCAAGAAGAGCAACATTAGGTTTTTCTCTGATACATTTTGTGACATTATGTTctgacattaaaaaaattaatgttttctgttatttaaaaaataatccttcaatcaTGAGGAACACAGCCATAAAAACAAGTTAGTAATGTGAATTCTTCTATACTATACCAAGCTTTTCGAAGTCTTTGCACATCCATTTCCAAGACTGGCAAAAATTCCAAATGAAACGGGCttaaatgataatattaatttactagaatattgaaatttactcATAAATGAGATTGTAAATTCAAACTAATGTCACACAAATTACAGAAAAACACATAATTCACTAATTATTATAAGCTGCACAGCATTCatttgaaaactgaaattaggttaggatattaaaaaactttttttaagtaataaaaacacatttcttatttatttttatttgttatcaaCTTATTATGTGGAAACTTTGGAACAATAATGGTTTTATATGGCGAAATTAGGGTTAGACAAATGTTTGTTAATTTCTGTAATACTGCCATTCTTGTCCTAGGCGTATACGACTTGTGTAGCatactaataattattacaatcaTACTTGTTAATAAAGTCATAATTGttacagaaaattgaaaaatcgagTGGCAGCTCAAACATCTCGTGACCGGAAAAAAGCCAAGATGGAATATATGGAACAAGCACTCcaacaattattttccaaaaacgaGTTACTTACAGCTGAGTGTGAAAATCTGAAAATCGCTAATCAAAAACTTCAAGAAGAGAACAGAGAGTTGTACAACCGTCTTCAAAGTCCTTGCTCGAGTTGTAATAAAGCCCAAAGCCGTTCTGTCGGATATGAGACTCCCAATGGATCAACAGAGTCCCTCCTTCTACAGAAAGGAAGAGCCACGCATCCAGCAGCGTTTTTGAGCAAACAACGAGCAGTGATATTGATGAAAATCGTACTGAGTTACCTTCTTTACCCGATCTTCTCGACGAACTGGAAGCGGACGTTGACATTAACTCATTGGAACAACTTACCCAAAGCCTTTTGCAAGACATTGCCAAAGACTTGGATACTACAGTTTCAGAAACTAATAGTGACGTAAGTGTCTTTTGCTTTACTTCAAATTAGAGATAGATTTGTAACTATAGTTATTTCaagtaataatttgaaaaacaaaaaagactcaatttttacataaaacttTAATAATACTAATATGCGAGGTTTCATTATTATTGAGGAGTACTgctcattattatatttaaattgagaCTTAACAACCACCTTGTTCAATCATTTCTATTATTGTGAATTTACATAGTAtcaaagttattatattttaattgcaAATTTCAAACACATAGATAATGATACAATAAGGTGgtacgaatatttttttatatgttattgaCAGCTTAGAGTTTTTGTTGtgaaatacacaaaaatattttttatatgtcaTTCCCAAAAGTTTTCTCTagtatatttgtaaattttggtATGATGCCGGTCATGAAATAGCAAAAAGAGATGAGTCGCCCGACTGTGAACTGAATTGTAAATAACTTCCGCATTACATTAAGTATTAGAATCAGTGaattattaaaagtataaataaccataattacacaaaaaattaatccctCGGAATTCTTAAATAAAATCGTTACTAAATCAAATAATACTGAGAAAGTAATGAACATAATAGTAATACCCTATTACTATAAGATAATGATATTATCTCTACAATTCTTAATGTTGGGTTCGTTTGTTAAGTTTGTAAGGTGATTACAAAGCGAGaatatctaataaaattttcgctATTTGATGACCGgcaatataatatatttaattttttataaaaattttaagaaatttaacaGTCAATATgcataacaaattaaatttatatcgTAAAACACTTATATGTACCTAGCTTCATTTTCTAccgaattataaaaaatgttataaccCATTTCTCTCACTGAACTGATCCAAAGCATGAAATTaaggttattttaaaaatctttcGTTTCCTGAGATTTATTGGCTGATATATATGTTATATAGTTTTTGTTCCTGTGGTTTTCATtgtttattgcaaattttttgtGTAGTATTGTCATTATTAATAATGCAATAAGCATAAACCCCATTGTTGAGGCATCTATTTTGGTCACTATGGAACATAGTAACAGTTAACATAAAACTGTTTTTGTGAATGATTTGAATGTACATAAACTGTAACAACCACACGAGGAAACTGTCCGATCAAAGAACTGATTCAGGAGTAAGCAATAACTTTGAGAAACATAACGTTAGGgcaatttcataaataaatgaaaaccaAGAAATGTTATGCTTCTGAATTATTTACACAAACTAGATCTAATGGACAATGACTTTTTTGTGAACGCAGCTTTACCAGTTTGCACCATTTGGTGATCCATTAGCTATGATGAATGACTAGTCTTCTCAGAGAATTGCATTGTTCATAGGTAGCTGTCAAGAGGTTCTATTATGTGAAttgtgtataattatttatgaagatGATGCAACTGAGTGATGCATGTGGCTCCCTTGTCTGTTAAGATTATATTCGTATCGAAACTATATGTGATTGAAAATGGTAAATATTAATGGAAACATGTATTGAACCCCACGAATTCTAGAGATCTTTGTGATATATTGGTGTAGGAATGAgtcaatttatatataaagcATGTCCTGTCATTTTCAAAGTTATCACTGCCAGAGAAGGGATTACCCATTACATAATGATTTCAATCATTTCTTTCCTTatgttttagtttcaaattttgcaaaataatattgaacagTTTCATCATTTCCCATtcacaataacaaaaattttgaattttgagataTCTATGAAGTGGTTAGGGTTACAAATGTTGTTCATGTTTCTCGTGTTTATGTATATTTCTTTGTCAACAAAAATTTACCACTTTTGAAACTCAAAAATGCAGACCATTTTGATAACCAATTCTCACTGAAAATGCTCCACCAACTATTTTCTTTGACATTTAGAATAAGTAGTTTTGCCAGaatgaagatatttttaataataattttattttaatttgtttttagataCTTTGATGCGTTCAATTTGCAAACCTTTTGCTTTATAAGGTGATGCATATAattcacacaatttttttaagttaatcAATATCAAGCAAAATCTGTGTAATATGTAGACTCTAAGCACTGCACCAGTCCCGTTAAAATAATATGttgataaataactttttattcatGTTCTTTCATCACCCatcacatattttataattcttaTCACAAATCCGGTTTGGTATTAGTAATCTTTAAATCAAACAAATGTTCAAACTATTATTGGTTCGAAATactgtttagaaaaaaaaaacataaatcgGCTGGGGTACTTATTATGTTAGAAATACCAAAAATAGACCAGTTACTGTTCATTTCCTTTATGTAATCTTTTAGCGTTTTCATACGCTTCATCCTTCCAATTCCTCTTGACTCCTTgatttacatttaatttattcttCAGAATTTTTAGTTCGACTACACCTACATATTTGCATTTCCATGACGTTTTGCATTTCGGTTTATGTTAGTGCtgcaacataattttttattacttcgcCACTATATAATCATACCTATTCTTATCCACTCATGCTGTTTCCTGCTGAATTATAAACAATTgcttaaaaactattattgCACTAAACATAAAAGCTGCTTCTGCGTGTTACAATAATCAAAACACGTGCACTGCTATCCTGAATTCATAATATTAATTTACAAGATTCCTTTTGACcattaaatgaagaaaatatatatttttattctattcaaGGATCAtcattttcacatttattttatttaaccaTGTTATTTCAATTCGTTAACCACTCATTCACAAAGTATGAAAATCTTATACAATCTTTTATGGAAAATGGTTatctttgaaatttgaattgttCTTTTTATCAACGTATTATTAGAATACACGCATGGTTAAAATGAAAAGCATGCtgtaatttattgttataaaaagtaCCAATAATTAAACTATATTACGTACAATATAGATTGTTCAAGGTTTGTCATTATAGTTATGCTTAACATTATGATAATGATAGAAATGATGGATATACTTCTAATAATAACCTACAACAAGATAGGTTGAGATACCATATGGAACATATTAATACTTACTTTATCCCAAGCCTTTCTATCCTTGTGGATGTAAGGCTTTTGTGGAGTCTAGCTATGATGTAGTATCTCTTCTAAAAAGTTTCCTCCATTCATTTTTATCCAttactttccattttttactTCCATGTTTTACTTGCccttttttttaacttttgcTCTTCTAACTATGttgttttcttccatttttgCAACATATCCTAACCATCTTAGCTGCGcttcttttttttgtatctatAGGTATTGTTTCTAgattttttctatatgtatTATTTCTTATCCTGTCGAATCTCGTTTTCCTTCTATATGTTATATCTATGCTTTTTATCTTAATTCTTTGTATTTGCATGGGGGTCCACGTTTCTGTCTCAAAAATTAGTACAGCAGTTACtacttttctaaaatttgtgtttttatttcttttggtaACTCTATTTTTGCCAAGAAGGTATTTTTAATATCTCAGAAGAGTCTTCCTGCTGTTCTTGTTCTCTCCTTCTCCCTGTTGTCTTGGATGTTTTTGATATTCCGTGTCTTGTTCGTTGTTTTCTTATATAGTCCTTTGATACCACTTATCGTTGTTTCGTCTACTCCTATATTTTAAGGATCCTCCATATGTTATTCTTGTCTATGTTATCGAAAGCCTTTTCAAGGtctttgaaacaaaagtatatTTGACTTATTATAAAATTCGTGTTTATTAAACCTTTATTTGGCTTGAAGCCGTATTGAGTGTCTTCTACCGTTTCTTTAATTGCTTTTCCCGACCTTTTTACCCTTCCATACAGTTTACCAACTATGCTAGTGTAATGCCTCTATAATTTTTGCATTCCTTTGTGTCTCCTTTTTCATATATTGGAACTAATATGTCAGTTTGCTAGCCTCCTAAAGCCACtcctgtttttattatttcattaattctaGGCAATCCATCAACTTTTTCTGTCATGTCCACTGTTATGCTGTCTTTTCCTAGCGCTTTTACTGCCTTCGTTTTTTCAATCGCATTTGCTATCTCTTCCTTTTTGTTATATGTTTACTTTTAACCAGTATTGTTTCCTATTTACTTTCTTCCTCTGTTGTTATTTCTTCTCCTCCccataattatgaaaataaacattttgttattcaatTGACCTAGAATTAATTtgataacaatttaatttttaaaatggtacTTTCTTTAACATGCATATTTTAATATCGTTCAGcgcaatttttcaaaaactgtccATCCGCTTGTGTAACGTTACTCATGTATGTAATGTAAAATAAGTTTCTCGATGAACTcatttgaattttgtatttgCAGACAACAAAAAGCTTTGGAGAAATGGTGGGGAAAACATCAACAAAACTGGAACCCCGTGGGAACGATGTATCTGATACTAAGTCATTAGAAAAGGATATATCAGAGTATCTACTGCTCCACCACAACTATGCTGCAAAACCACCTTTAGATGAAGTTAAGAAAACCAAAGACTCatgtaaaaaaagtaaaaagttgaagaataTCAAACCTGAGGAAAATAAATCTAATCTTCAACCCATAATTGATTCacaaaatgaagttttatttggAACGGTAAATAAATCTAGCAATATGGTAGGAATACTTGTCAACGATAATGGATTACCTGTTATGGAAGAAGAACTTCAGAGGTTAGAAGCCGATTTAGAGTTGAATTTAATTGTTGTTCCATCATCTACACCAAATTGCTTGTCCCCAATATCCTGTGGTGATTCTGATAGAGGTTATGAATCGTTGGATTCGCCAGTTAGTTTATCTGAAGATATATGGGATCAAAGTATATCAGAACTATTTCCTTCTTTGCTGTAGgtttaaatatatagatttattttttaattaagaatcGTTGaggtacaaaattatttattttcgtttccaatcaattttttgtaaacaattatgtatatttttccaaataaagttCTGTTGTTTTAGTTGAgattaatattagaattttaatttattatattaaacatAGATAAGTTGCAAATAATATCTTGGTAAAATTTGACACAATATCTtaataaaaactagaaatacTTTCATCTGAAACAATTCATTGAAATTCTGGAGTTGTTCAGAAAAACTTCGAAGATAACAAGGAATtcaatattgttgaaaaaaatgtaattgccTGAACAGACCCTAATGCTTCAAtactaatttatgaaatatatggTTGAAAAATTCTTCTCTGGAGAGAGAAATGCtgtattgtcaaaaaattaccTTCAATTTGTAGACAGAAGCCTGAAAAACAACCaagaaacaaacatacaaataactaaataaagacacaaataaaataaaatctgaatattaaatataaatactaacTACATATACTACTATAAACTAACTATAGCAGTCTCAAAATATGTAATAGTTTGTATTAAGCATCAATAACGTCTTTtatagagtagaaggcactttctaCTGCGAAATGCAGGCAAAGATGTTAtagatttcatttcaattggaaaatgattgtgcatttttttgcccTCAGGTAGTCTAGccataatacataaaaattttcttatattaggATACATATCGATGTCACAATTTGAAATAAGATTCGAAATCGACTGCGGTATGCCCTAGCTCCGCAGCTACTCCTGCCACTTCACCATCCACAGCCGATTTCATTCACAGTGACAGAAACTGGAATGTTTACTAGTAATAATGTATAGTGGGTAGCTAGTTGTTTCACAATTCAATGTCTTcattact
The sequence above is drawn from the Diorhabda carinulata isolate Delta chromosome 6, icDioCari1.1, whole genome shotgun sequence genome and encodes:
- the LOC130895430 gene encoding X-box-binding protein 1, which encodes MATAVSSILKYLENTERKQNFPMEISDDTPKTKKRKLDHLTWEEKLQRKKLKNRVAAQTSRDRKKAKMEYMEQALQQLFSKNELLTAECENLKIANQKLQEENRELYNRLQSPCSSCNKAQSRSVGYETPNGSTESLLLQKGRATHPAAFLSKQRAVILMKIVLSYLLYPIFSTNWKRTLTLTHWNNLPKAFCKTLPKTWILQFQKLIVTQQKALEKWWGKHQQNWNPVGTMYLILSH